From Citricoccus sp. SGAir0253, a single genomic window includes:
- a CDS encoding cyclodeaminase/cyclohydrolase family protein has protein sequence MIRHERIEDYLNRLASGEPTPGGGATGALMTAQGAALVAMAARFSEREELAARCEELIASALGLSDADESGFAAVADAFALPKDTEDERAERSRRIQSAITRAAEPPRAIVTIGADVVQVARELLDKCNPNVLSDVGTALAGVRAGLVAAVVTLETDLAPVKDRDVEFRLAEDIARAARLVETLDTQVTRVRRMIRG, from the coding sequence ATGATCCGTCACGAACGCATCGAGGACTACCTGAACCGCCTGGCCTCCGGGGAGCCGACGCCCGGCGGCGGGGCCACCGGCGCGCTGATGACCGCCCAGGGCGCCGCGCTCGTGGCCATGGCCGCCCGCTTCAGCGAGCGCGAGGAGCTGGCCGCGCGCTGCGAGGAGCTGATCGCGAGCGCGCTGGGACTCTCGGACGCGGACGAGTCCGGCTTCGCCGCCGTCGCGGACGCCTTCGCGCTGCCGAAGGACACCGAGGACGAGCGCGCCGAGCGCTCCCGGCGCATCCAGTCGGCAATCACGCGCGCCGCGGAACCGCCGCGGGCGATCGTGACGATCGGGGCCGACGTCGTGCAGGTGGCCCGGGAGCTGCTGGACAAGTGCAACCCGAACGTGCTCAGCGACGTGGGCACGGCCCTCGCCGGGGTGCGCGCGGGGCTGGTGGCCGCGGTGGTCACCCTCGAGACGGACCTGGCGCCGGTGAAGGACCGCGACGTCGAGTTCCGGCTCGCGGAGGACATCGCCCGGGCCGCGCGGCTCGTCGAGACGCTGGACACCCAGGTGACGCGGGTGCGGCGGATGATCCGCGGCTGA
- a CDS encoding flavodoxin/nitric oxide synthase produces the protein MSVLIIVESQFGNTRHAADAVAEGLHDALGGGAAVEVVDAADAGPQIPAEVRLLLVGGPTHAFSMTRERTREGAHEQGATAHEPSESGIREWIESVQARPDVPVYTFDTRVKVPGLPGSAAKSALKALQHRGFQHVERGETFWVEDTAGPLKHDEIDRAKAWGAELAGHVSG, from the coding sequence ATGAGCGTGCTGATCATCGTGGAATCGCAGTTCGGCAACACCCGGCACGCGGCGGACGCCGTGGCCGAGGGACTGCACGACGCCCTCGGCGGGGGCGCCGCCGTCGAGGTGGTGGACGCCGCCGACGCCGGCCCGCAGATCCCCGCGGAGGTGCGCCTGCTGCTGGTGGGCGGTCCCACGCATGCCTTCTCCATGACACGGGAACGGACCCGGGAGGGGGCGCACGAGCAGGGCGCCACCGCGCACGAGCCGTCCGAGTCCGGCATCCGCGAGTGGATCGAGTCAGTGCAGGCCCGGCCCGATGTGCCGGTGTACACCTTCGACACGCGCGTCAAGGTCCCCGGCCTGCCCGGCTCGGCGGCCAAGAGCGCACTGAAGGCGCTGCAGCACCGCGGCTTCCAGCACGTGGAGCGCGGGGAGACGTTCTGGGTCGAGGACACCGCCGGCCCGCTCAAGCACGACGAGATCGACCGGGCCAAGGCCTGGGGCGCCGAGCTGGCCGGGCACGTCAGCGGCTGA
- a CDS encoding aldehyde dehydrogenase, protein MTTTATAPAEITVLSPHDGSVVGTLPCAGEDEVRAAVATARSTARDWARTSPEERGRILRAAADALAEHAQELAELNTRETGKLAGEALGGVMAGVGTLHQYAELGPVHRGRSLRGSALAADWTVAEPRGVVAAITPWNDPVAVAAGLLGAAIVTGNTVVHKPSERCPHTGARLGEILAAALPEGVLVTVTGGPETGRLVTSSPDVDMVAHVGSTETGQAIARAALETGAHVIRENGGNDPLVVDEDVDPAWAAEQAAIGAFTNAGQICTSVERVYVHRAIAEPFLAALTAEAERRSADPELLAPLVDRRLRETVHGHVTEAVAAGGTVLAGGEVPAGEGSAYPATVLRDCTQEMTVMREETFGPVAPVCVVDGFEEGLRLAAEGRYGLAATVLTGSIAHAQQAVAELGVGTLKVNNVFGGAPGGAAQPRRDSGSGFGYGPELLDEMTEVKVVHVEMPPAR, encoded by the coding sequence ATGACCACCACCGCCACCGCCCCTGCAGAGATCACCGTGCTCAGCCCCCACGACGGCTCCGTCGTCGGGACGCTGCCCTGCGCCGGCGAGGACGAGGTCCGCGCCGCCGTCGCCACCGCCCGGTCCACCGCCCGGGACTGGGCCCGCACCAGCCCGGAGGAGCGCGGCCGCATCCTGCGCGCCGCCGCCGACGCCCTGGCCGAGCACGCGCAGGAGCTGGCCGAGCTGAACACCCGGGAGACGGGCAAGCTGGCCGGCGAGGCCCTCGGCGGCGTGATGGCCGGCGTCGGGACCCTGCACCAGTACGCCGAGCTGGGCCCGGTGCACCGCGGCCGCAGCCTGCGCGGCTCCGCGCTCGCCGCGGACTGGACCGTGGCCGAACCCCGCGGCGTGGTCGCCGCGATCACCCCGTGGAACGACCCCGTGGCCGTGGCCGCGGGCCTGCTGGGCGCCGCGATCGTCACCGGCAACACCGTGGTCCACAAGCCCTCCGAGCGCTGCCCGCACACCGGGGCGCGCCTGGGCGAGATCCTCGCCGCCGCGCTGCCCGAGGGCGTGCTCGTCACCGTCACCGGCGGCCCGGAGACGGGGCGGCTGGTGACGTCCAGCCCGGACGTGGACATGGTCGCCCACGTCGGTTCCACGGAGACCGGCCAGGCGATCGCCCGCGCCGCCCTGGAGACCGGCGCCCACGTGATCCGCGAGAACGGCGGCAACGACCCGCTCGTGGTGGACGAGGACGTGGACCCGGCCTGGGCCGCCGAGCAGGCCGCGATCGGCGCGTTCACCAATGCCGGCCAGATCTGCACCTCCGTGGAGCGCGTCTACGTCCACCGGGCGATCGCGGAGCCGTTCCTGGCGGCGCTCACCGCCGAGGCCGAGCGCCGCTCGGCCGACCCGGAGCTGCTGGCCCCCCTCGTGGACCGCCGCCTACGCGAGACCGTCCACGGGCACGTGACCGAGGCCGTCGCCGCCGGGGGCACCGTGCTCGCCGGCGGGGAGGTGCCCGCGGGAGAGGGCTCGGCCTACCCCGCCACCGTGCTGCGCGACTGCACGCAGGAGATGACCGTGATGCGCGAGGAGACCTTCGGCCCCGTGGCCCCGGTGTGCGTGGTGGACGGCTTCGAGGAGGGGCTGCGGCTGGCCGCCGAGGGCCGCTACGGGCTGGCCGCCACCGTGCTGACGGGGTCGATCGCGCACGCCCAGCAGGCCGTGGCCGAGCTCGGCGTGGGCACGCTCAAGGTCAACAACGTCTTCGGCGGGGCCCCGGGCGGGGCCGCCCAGCCGCGCCGGGACAGCGGCTCCGGCTTCGGCTACGGGCCCGAGCTGCTCGACGAGATGACCGAGGTCAAGGTCGTCCACGTGGAGATGCCGCCGGCCCGGTGA
- a CDS encoding SDR family oxidoreductase, with amino-acid sequence MISQSPNPGRVLVTGGASGLGAAIVAAVREHGGTPIVLDRDISAVSGVPAYQVDVADTAAVTEAVRTAAEEAGGLDAVVTAAGIDRCGRLEDVSVEDWELVVGVNLFGTVSTVRAALPALRASRGRIVTVASTLALKGVSDATAYCASKFGVLGFTQALAAELKGEVGVTQLIPGGMKTRFFDDRTEQYKPQDDSQLNDPQNVANAVLFALSQPAGCEVRELFIAHAEEPSWP; translated from the coding sequence ATGATCTCCCAGTCCCCCAACCCCGGCCGCGTCCTGGTCACCGGTGGCGCCTCCGGCCTCGGCGCCGCGATCGTGGCGGCGGTGCGCGAGCACGGCGGCACGCCGATCGTCCTGGACCGGGACATCAGCGCCGTGTCCGGGGTGCCCGCCTACCAGGTGGACGTGGCGGACACCGCCGCGGTCACCGAGGCCGTGCGCACGGCGGCCGAGGAGGCCGGGGGCCTGGACGCCGTCGTGACCGCCGCGGGCATCGACCGCTGCGGCCGCCTCGAGGACGTGTCCGTGGAGGACTGGGAACTGGTGGTGGGCGTGAACCTGTTCGGCACCGTCTCCACGGTCCGCGCGGCGCTGCCGGCGCTGCGGGCCTCGCGCGGCCGGATCGTCACCGTGGCCTCCACGCTGGCCCTCAAGGGCGTCTCAGACGCGACCGCCTACTGCGCCTCCAAGTTCGGCGTCCTGGGCTTCACGCAGGCCCTGGCGGCGGAGCTCAAGGGCGAGGTGGGCGTCACCCAGCTCATCCCCGGCGGCATGAAGACCCGGTTCTTCGACGACCGCACGGAGCAGTACAAGCCGCAGGACGACTCCCAGCTCAACGACCCGCAGAACGTGGCCAACGCCGTGCTGTTCGCGCTGTCCCAGCCGGCCGGCTGCGAGGTGCGCGAGCTGTTCATCGCCCACGCCGAGGAGCCGTCCTGGCCGTGA